The DNA region GCCGAGCGGCTAAAAAATCACCCCGTCATACTCGACAAAGACACCATTTTCGCTTTGTACAAACAGATAGTTTTGTAATATCCAAAAGGAGCTGTTGCAGCCGCAGCATCCTCTAACCATATCCGAACATCAGAGTAAAAACCATATTAACTGGTGAAATAAGCTGTTTCAGTGCGCACCCCCCAAGCCCTTTTCAAAAAAAGAGGACTCGGGGGTCTTATGTTCTGCTGGTTTTTATGCCGTTTTCAGTTCAAAAACGGTCGGGGAGTATATTTTTCGCCCGAAACGAAATAGGTATATACGGTCATCAGGTATTTTTTTCATGGATAGACCCCTTTCACTTTAGCACGCTAAACATTTTACTGATTTTTCTGAATTTTACTGAATCCGATTTCCAGTAAAATAAACCCCCGAAAAAGCTGCGTTTCAGCACCGTTTTTTATTTTGCTGAATTTACTGAACAGGTAGAGGGGAAAATGTGAAATATGGGTATAATTACCAATATATGGTAAATTTATTTTTTAAAGTGTCCGTATTACCCTATCAGTAAATTCAAAAAAATGTATTACCCCGTCAGTAAATTCAGTAAAATGTTTTTTTGCTCTCAAACACCGTAAAATAGGGCTTTTATTTTACTGAAAAGAGATTTCAGTAAATTCCAGTAAATTCAGTAAAATCAATTATATATGTTTGGATTTATGTAAATAGTTTCTTTGGGTCTGCAACAGCCTCTTTTTCATTCCCATCTCCGTTTAATACGGCAGTAAACGGTAGTATCATAAAAAACAACAGGTGTGCCTCAGTATTTAAGGACACACCTGTTTATTAAGAGAATGGAAGTGCTTTATTGTTTTGCCGCAGCTGCGTTAGCTTTCTTGCGGCGTGCAATGATTATACTCTGTACTACAAGGAAGATGCAGAGCATACCCGCTACGGTTATACCTGTCCACCACGCGTCATCAAGACCTGCCGATGATACTATGTTCTGTATAAGTGCCAGTGAAAGCACTCCGAACACCGTGCCGATGATATTGCCGACACCTCCTGTCAGCATTGTGCCGCCTATTATCGATGATGCTATCGCATTCATCTCGGCACCGCTCGCGTGCTGTGGCGAGCCGGAACCAACGTGCATAAAATACACGAAGCCGCCTATGCCCGCCATCAGTCCGCAAATCAAATGAGAGAAGAATATTGTCCGCTTTACGTTTACGCCCAGCATCAGTGCGCTTTGCCTGTTGCCGCCAACGGCGTAAAAGTTTCTTCCGGGCTTTGCCCATTTCAGCAGTACAAACAGCAGTATCGCCAGAGCTATCGCCACTATAACACCTATCTCGATGTAAGCGAGGATATACTTGCCCCTTTTGTTGTACGTGCCCAGGTATGGTATAAGTATCCTTGTGGCTTTAAGCTTTACAAAATCTTCATTAGCCACATTGAAAGGCTTGTTGTAAACAATAGTGGTCGCACCTCGTGCGAAGAACATTCCCGCCAGCGTGACTATAAACGGCTGTATCTCCAGATACGCCACAAGATAGCCCTGCACTATACCGAATGCCAGACCTATTCCGACAGCCATCAGTACAGCCATCAGCAGGCTTCCGCCCTTATGGTCCAGATAGACCGCACAGCTCATTGATACCAGAGCCGTCACGCCGCCCACAGAGATATCTATACCGCCCGTTATCATAACAAGGCTCATTCCGCAGGCGAGTATTATCAGCGCCGCATTAGCGTTGAGTATATTGAAGAATGTCTGCGGTTTCAGAAATCCCTTTTTCAGGAAAAGCACCGCGAATATGTACATGGCTACAAATACGCATATGGTTATCATGGTCAGCAGGTTGGTATCTGTCATTTTTGTGGGAGCTTTGAGTTCGCCGCCGCCACGTCTGTTAAATCTTGACATATAACTCTACCTCCTGTCCGTCAGGAATTCTGGGCTGCAGCCTTTTCCGTGCGCAGCTTTTTTATAAGTGCCGAGAGCTTCTCGCGTACTGCGGGAGCACTCATGACTACGAGGATTATTACAACGACTGCCTTGTACGCAGGCAGAGCATCTGCCTTGACCTGGAATTTATAAAGTGTAGTCGTAAGGAACTGTATAACATATGCGCCGAGAATGGAACTGCTCATGCTGAATTTACCGCCGCCCAGTGCGTTTCCGCCCAGTGCCACCGCGAGAATAGCGTCCATTTCGATATCCTTTGCAATTACCGAGTAGTTTATCGTCTGAAGACGGCTGACCTTGATAAGTGCCGCAATAGCAACGCAAAGTCCCAGCAGAACATAAGTCAGCAGCTTTATAAGTTCGGGGTTAAGACCGTTCAGTCTGGAAGTCTTCTCGTTTATACCTACCGACTGTACGTAAAGTCCCAGTGTGGTGAATCTCAGCAGCAGCCATGTCACCAGAAAGCACGCCAGCGCTATAAAGAAAGGTGTGGGTATCGGTATACCCGGGATATATGTACCGTAGTAGCTGAATGAAGGCTCGTTTACGTTTGGCAGCTGATTGTTGTTTATCCACGCCGCTATGGAACGTCCTGCGGTAAACAGTATAAGAGTTGCTATCATTGGCTGTATCTTGAAGAATGCCACCAGCGAACCGTTAAAAGCACCGAACAGCATCGCCACAAGGCAGCTTATCAGAAATGCCACGATCACAGGGGCGTGGAGTGTCTCAGGGCTTGTCTCTGTACCGCAAAGCACTCTCAGCAGTACCGAGCCCGCTATCGCGATGCCCGCGCCCACGCTGATATCCTGTCCGCCCGATGCCGCCGTTACAAGGGTCATGCCCAGTGCAAGTATGGCAAGCTCGGAGCCGCTGTCGATTATAGTTATAAGGTAGCCGTTCAGGACGGGGTTCCCGTCGCTGTTGCTGCCCAGTGTGATCTTGAAAAATGACGGATCTGCGATGAGATTAAACAGCACCAGCAGCATCAGCGCAGCTATCGGTATCATTATCTGATGCCTGAACAAGCCTGCTATACCTGCCTTTTTGGGCTGTGCATTATTGTTCGCCATTTGTGTCACCTCCCGCAATAGTCGCCATGATGGTATTCTGGTTAAGCTGATCGCCTGTAAGTTCTCCCACAAGCTTTCTGTCTCTCATTACCAGCAGTCTCGAACAGGTGCGCAGCATCTCGTCCGTTTCGGAAGATATGAATGTTACGCTCATGCCCTCGGAAGCCAGTTTCAGCATCAGCTTCTGTATATCAACTTTTGTTCCGACATCTATACCTCTGGTAGGTTCATCAAGGATAAGATACTTCGGCTCTGTCAAAAGCCATCTTGCAAGTATCACCTTCTGCTGATTGCCGCCCGAAAGGGACTTTATCGGTGTATTTACCGAAGCTGTCTTTATATCCAGCAGGTCGATATACTTGTTGGCATACTCCAGCGCCTTTGCCTTTGATATCGGTCTGAAAAAACCTGTCTTTATCTGGAGGGCGAGTATGATATTATCCTTTACGGAAAGATCGCCCACGATACCGTCACGCTTTCTGTCTTCGGGAAGATATGCTATGCCGTATTTCATCGCCTGTCTCGGCTTTGTTATCTTTACAGGCTCGCCGTCGATCTTTACCGAACCGCCCGTTACCTTGTCAGCGCCGAATATAGTACGTACACATTCGCTTCTGCCCGAGCCCAGCAGACCCGTGAATCCGTTGATCTCGCCCTTGTATATCTTGAAATCGAAGGGGCTTATACCCTCTGAAGAACACAGACCCTCACCCTCGTATACGGGTTTATCCTCTGTTTTCTTGAATGTGGGGCTGTCATTTTTGATATCAGCCATATCGTCCAGCTCTTTGCCAAGCATCTTTGATACCAGCTGAAGTCTCGGCAGTTTTTCTATCTCGTACTCGCCTACAAGCTTGCCGTCACGCAGTACGGTTATCTTGTCGCATACTTCATATACCTGATCCAGGAAGTGTGTTACGAAGATTATACCTACGCCCCGCTCTTTGAGCTTGCGCATAAGTACAAACAGCTTGGCTACCTCTGATTCGTCCAGTGACGATGTAGGCTCATCGAGTATCAGCACCTGACATTCCATGTCCACAGCCCTGGCGATAGCCACCATCTGCTGAACCGCGATAGAACAGCTGGCCAGCTGCTGAGAACCTCTTACATTTATGCCCAGCTCTTTGAGAAGCTCATCGGCTCTTTTATTCATATTTCGCCAGTTCACACCGATACCCTTGCCTCTTGCAAGGAAGATGTTCTCGGCAACAGACAGATTCGGACAAAGGGATATCTCCTGATAAACAGTACTTATGCCCAGCGCCTGTGCCTGTTTCGGCGAATTGATATGCACTGCATTCTCACGTCCTCTGACGAATATATCTCCGCCGTCCTTTACGTGTACGCCTGTCAGCACTTTTATCAGCGTGGATTTTCCCGCGCCGTTCTCACCCATAAGTGCGTGTATCTCACCCTCTTTAAGAGTAAAATCAACATTCTGCAGAGCCTTTACTCCGGGGAAAGTCTTGTAGATACCCCGCATTTCAAGCAGTGAATCCTTTTGCATATGCAGTCCTCCCGCTCGTGATCTCAAAATAAGTGCGGGGACATAATTGACCTCGCCTATGCCGCACCGCACTTACTTCTTTATCTGAAATTTATCATAGCCTTTTATCATGATCCCGAAATACTGCCGAACCGTGCCGGCAGACATCGGGAAAACAGTGTGACCTGTTATCAGATACCGTAGTTATCTACATCTTCCTGCGTGATGGTAGTTGCATCGAAGCCCTTCTCATCCATGATTATAGTCTTTTCTGAGAGAGTTTCGTCATTTTCAAGTTTGTCTATTATATCCTTTATATAAGAGGACTGGAAAGGATTGCACTGTCCGTCATAGTTCCAGTTGCCTGCCAGCAGTTCATCAAGTGCCCACTTATTGCAGTCGAAGCCCATAACGATAACATCCTTGCCTACGCCGTGGGATATATTTGCCTTATCCAGTGCCGCAACAGCACCCTTAGCCATATCATCATTCTCAGCATAGATAACGTTGAAATCCTTGCCCGAATCGATAACGGACTGAACTATCTGCTGTGCCTTTTCAGCATTCCATTCAGCTGTCTGCTCTTCAACTATCTCCCAGCCGTCGGAAGCCGCTGTATCTGTCAGTGCCTGAGATCTGCCCTTCTGTGCAGCAGAACCCATAACGCCCTGAAGGTGTATTATCTTATAATCGGAAAGTCCCTGACCCTTCAGCCAGTCAACTGCGGTCTGACCTTCCTTGGCCATATCGGAAACGATGGAAGCCTCGTACAGGCTCTCATCAGCATCGATAGTTCTGTCGAAAAGTATTACCCTTACGCCTGCATCCTGAGCGTCCTGCAGAACCGTATCCCAGCCTGCTGTATCAGCTGCGGACAGAAGCAGATAATCAACTTCGTCCTGTATGAACTTCTGTGCAGCTGTTATCTGCTCATCGTTCTTGAGACTGTAATAGAAATCAGCCTTAAATCCGTTTTCCTCACAGAATGTAGCCTTGAGATCCTTGTCATTGGCAGTACGGTAGCCCGACTCGTTGGGGTCATTGTTGATTATGCCGACCGTGATATAATCGCCGTCATCAACATCTCCTGTATCTCCTCCCTCATCTTCGCCGCCGTCCTCTTTAACGTCGCCGTTGTCTTTGCTGCCGGACTTGGTTGACTTTCCGCCGTCATCAGAACCGCTTCCCGCATCTCCGCAGCCCGCGAACATCGCAGCGCACATCACCATACTTATAGCCATTGCCAGAATCTTCTTGACTTTCATTCTTATTTCCTCCTTAGATATTCATATCATTGTGTTATCCTCCAAAGGTGTATTTTCGCCTTACACCTTTCGTGTTCTTAACTTGTACTTACATTATAATCAAATTGTGCATACATTTATACCAAAATATTTACTCAATTTGTTTAAATTTTTACTGTGACGTAAAAAATTCTACATACATATGTTTGCACTGTTCTGAAACTGTCTTGGAGTTTGCCCTGTACATTTTTTGAATATCTGGCTGAAATATCTGTAATCCTGAAAACCGACCTCGAATGCTATCTCATATATCAGCTTTGAAGTGCAGCAAAGGAGTTCCTTTGAACGTTCTATCCTTATACCTGTGATGTACTCGGAAAGGTTCTTGCCCATTTCCCGCTTGAACAAAGCGCTGAGATAGGCAGGGCTTATCCCCACTGCCTCAGCCACCGCAGTCAGGGAAAGACCGCTGCTCATGTAGTGTTCATCGATGTACTCGCGGGCGTCTCTAACTACAGAATTGCCGTTTTCATGACATTTTTCAACTCTCCAGCGTATGCACTGCTCCAGCATATCATGCATATTTTCCCGGGCTTTTTCCACCGTGGAAAGCTTCTCTTCTATCTCGTCAACTCCGCCGAAGCACTCTGTAAATTCCTCATCGGTCACGCCCAGCTGCCGTGTAAAACTTCTTGCTTCAAGATACATATCGGTACAGACATAAAGTCTCAGCACCAATGAATGCAGGCCGTCAAATCCGACCTCATCCAGCACCTCGTCCAGTACCTTGCCACAGTTTGCAGTACTGCCGCTTCTTAGCAGTTCGCCTATCCTTTTGGTATCAAGTTTTCTTACATTGCAACATTCTTCCAAACACATTTTCTCTCTCATAAATAGTCACCACCACATTATTTTGTATGTACAACTATGTTCTTCCCTTTTAATTAATCAAAAGCGCACCCACGGTCAAGGCCATAGGGTGCGCTGCTGTGTACATATCACAATTCGCACATAACCTTGCTCGCCGATATGTGCGCAAACGGATAAAATC from Ruminococcus albus AD2013 includes:
- a CDS encoding ABC transporter permease, with translation MSRFNRRGGGELKAPTKMTDTNLLTMITICVFVAMYIFAVLFLKKGFLKPQTFFNILNANAALIILACGMSLVMITGGIDISVGGVTALVSMSCAVYLDHKGGSLLMAVLMAVGIGLAFGIVQGYLVAYLEIQPFIVTLAGMFFARGATTIVYNKPFNVANEDFVKLKATRILIPYLGTYNKRGKYILAYIEIGVIVAIALAILLFVLLKWAKPGRNFYAVGGNRQSALMLGVNVKRTIFFSHLICGLMAGIGGFVYFMHVGSGSPQHASGAEMNAIASSIIGGTMLTGGVGNIIGTVFGVLSLALIQNIVSSAGLDDAWWTGITVAGMLCIFLVVQSIIIARRKKANAAAAKQ
- a CDS encoding ABC transporter permease; amino-acid sequence: MANNNAQPKKAGIAGLFRHQIMIPIAALMLLVLFNLIADPSFFKITLGSNSDGNPVLNGYLITIIDSGSELAILALGMTLVTAASGGQDISVGAGIAIAGSVLLRVLCGTETSPETLHAPVIVAFLISCLVAMLFGAFNGSLVAFFKIQPMIATLILFTAGRSIAAWINNNQLPNVNEPSFSYYGTYIPGIPIPTPFFIALACFLVTWLLLRFTTLGLYVQSVGINEKTSRLNGLNPELIKLLTYVLLGLCVAIAALIKVSRLQTINYSVIAKDIEMDAILAVALGGNALGGGKFSMSSSILGAYVIQFLTTTLYKFQVKADALPAYKAVVVIILVVMSAPAVREKLSALIKKLRTEKAAAQNS
- a CDS encoding sugar ABC transporter ATP-binding protein, which produces MQKDSLLEMRGIYKTFPGVKALQNVDFTLKEGEIHALMGENGAGKSTLIKVLTGVHVKDGGDIFVRGRENAVHINSPKQAQALGISTVYQEISLCPNLSVAENIFLARGKGIGVNWRNMNKRADELLKELGINVRGSQQLASCSIAVQQMVAIARAVDMECQVLILDEPTSSLDESEVAKLFVLMRKLKERGVGIIFVTHFLDQVYEVCDKITVLRDGKLVGEYEIEKLPRLQLVSKMLGKELDDMADIKNDSPTFKKTEDKPVYEGEGLCSSEGISPFDFKIYKGEINGFTGLLGSGRSECVRTIFGADKVTGGSVKIDGEPVKITKPRQAMKYGIAYLPEDRKRDGIVGDLSVKDNIILALQIKTGFFRPISKAKALEYANKYIDLLDIKTASVNTPIKSLSGGNQQKVILARWLLTEPKYLILDEPTRGIDVGTKVDIQKLMLKLASEGMSVTFISSETDEMLRTCSRLLVMRDRKLVGELTGDQLNQNTIMATIAGGDTNGEQ
- a CDS encoding ABC transporter substrate-binding protein; protein product: MKVKKILAMAISMVMCAAMFAGCGDAGSGSDDGGKSTKSGSKDNGDVKEDGGEDEGGDTGDVDDGDYITVGIINNDPNESGYRTANDKDLKATFCEENGFKADFYYSLKNDEQITAAQKFIQDEVDYLLLSAADTAGWDTVLQDAQDAGVRVILFDRTIDADESLYEASIVSDMAKEGQTAVDWLKGQGLSDYKIIHLQGVMGSAAQKGRSQALTDTAASDGWEIVEEQTAEWNAEKAQQIVQSVIDSGKDFNVIYAENDDMAKGAVAALDKANISHGVGKDVIVMGFDCNKWALDELLAGNWNYDGQCNPFQSSYIKDIIDKLENDETLSEKTIIMDEKGFDATTITQEDVDNYGI
- a CDS encoding helix-turn-helix domain-containing protein, whose translation is MREKMCLEECCNVRKLDTKRIGELLRSGSTANCGKVLDEVLDEVGFDGLHSLVLRLYVCTDMYLEARSFTRQLGVTDEEFTECFGGVDEIEEKLSTVEKARENMHDMLEQCIRWRVEKCHENGNSVVRDAREYIDEHYMSSGLSLTAVAEAVGISPAYLSALFKREMGKNLSEYITGIRIERSKELLCCTSKLIYEIAFEVGFQDYRYFSQIFKKCTGQTPRQFQNSANICM